The genomic interval CGTGATCACGGCGATCCTGGTATTCATGGAGAGCCATCCTTGTTCTGGTGCCGAGCAAGCATCGCGTGTTCACGCTTGCGGCCTCAAGGATACTCCATTACTCTCCGTTGGGAAGAAGGCACCCGAAAGTGCTATACGCACCCCGAGGAGAGTGTTCGATGACGCAGGCTTCTCCAGCCGCCGAGCCGCACGAGGGCCAGGTAGACGCACGTGTCGAGGCGCTCGTGCAGGACCTGATCGGCCGGGTCGCGGACAAGTGGACGATGCTGATCCTGGAAGTGCTGGCGGAGCACGGCACGGTGCGGTTCACCCGGCTGGGCACCCTCGTGGGAGGGATCAGCCAGAAGATGCTGACGCAGACGCTACGGCAGATGGAGCGCGAGGGGCTGCTGACGCGCACCGTTCATCCGGTGGTGCCCCCGCGCGTGGAGTATGCGCTCACCCCGCTGGGGTTGAGCCTGGGGGAGGCGTTCTGCGGAGTCTGGATGTGGGCGGCCCGGCACCTGGAGGAGGTGGAGCGCGCCCGCGAA from Longimicrobium sp. carries:
- a CDS encoding helix-turn-helix domain-containing protein, which gives rise to MTQASPAAEPHEGQVDARVEALVQDLIGRVADKWTMLILEVLAEHGTVRFTRLGTLVGGISQKMLTQTLRQMEREGLLTRTVHPVVPPRVEYALTPLGLSLGEAFCGVWMWAARHLEEVERARE